A single Danio aesculapii chromosome 19, fDanAes4.1, whole genome shotgun sequence DNA region contains:
- the LOC130247161 gene encoding uncharacterized protein LOC130247161, with amino-acid sequence MAGTISQFPPSVKVRLGETVSMLCQMSEIKSFCHTVAWVRVHPVSGVIDILQDTKTPHQTKDRVENTVCQAFLFNATVQDSGTYYCIATDRDQMYLHLGNGTAITVQAESTEMPSIEIMAFTISNHHDPTLTLQCTLSGFAPSQVNMYWLIGSSRENGQTLFVWDEGNESSVKTQNYVDISEEEWKTGRESTCIVNLGGRTFNKTLNHDDIQETCYPVICIARFLAFVTALLFYMTSLILAHRF; translated from the exons ATGGCGGGTACAATCTCTCAGTTTCCCCCGTCGGTGAAGGTGAGGTTGGGTGAAACTGTCTCCATGCTCTGTCAGATGAGTGAGATAAAGTCATTCTGTCACACAGTGGCCTGGGTGAGAGTTCATCCAGTGAGTGGAGTAATAGATATTCTGCAGGACACAAAGACACCTCATCAGACTAAAGATCGGGTGGAAAATACTGTGTGCCAGGCCTTCCTGTTTAACGCAACGGTACAGGATTCTGGGACATATTACTGCATCGCTACAGACCGTGACCAAATGTATCTTCACCTTGGAAATGGCACAGCTATCACTGTACAAG CTGAGAGCACTGAAATGCCGTCTATCGAAATCATGGCATTTACCATCAGCAACCACCACGACCCTACGCTCACTCTTCAGTGTACACTCAGTGGATTTGCTCCTTCACAGGTCAATATGTATTGGCTTATTGGGAGCAGTAGGGAAAATGGACAGACTTTATTTGTTTGGGATGAAGGTAATGAGAGCTCTGTGAAAACCCAGAATTATGTGGACATATCAGAGGAGGAGTGGAAGACAGGAAGAGAAAGCACCTGCATTGTGAATCTTGGTGGACGAACCTTCAACAAAACTCTGAATCATGATG ATATCCAGGAGACTTGCTATCCTGTCATCTGCATAGCTAGATTTTTAGCATTTGTCACAGCTCTACTTTTTTACATGACCTCATTAATATTAGCACATCGGTTCTAA